TAATTACTTTCTCGATCCCAATAACACGATTTTTTTCCCGAAAAAATCGGTTTAAATGCTCAGTTCCAGGAGCTACAGGCACGTTTCGGTAAATGTCTAGACCGATCGCCACTGGTTTTTGACGATCTAGTTTGCTTAACAGTTCAGCTAAAGTAGCATCTGATAGAGGCCAGCCGTATTTTTTGATGTCTTGCTCGTTGAGAGCCACTAAAACTATCGAGTTAGTCGAAAATTTCGGACGCAACTTCCGCACAGCGCGATCGTAAAAGAATAGCTCCAGAGGCTCTATTGAGCCAATTAGAGAGAGGAAAGAAGTTAAAGAGAAGGTGACAAAGCTCAGTAGTAGCCATGTTGGCATCCGCAAGCGCATGAGCAAGCATCAGATGAATTGGTTTTCTTAAGTATCTTAAGCTGCGTGGAAAGAAAACCCAAGTAAAGTTCTCAGGCGATCGCTAACTTAAAGGGAATTTGGTAAGATGAAAGTTGCTAACATAAAATTAGAATAGACCTTATACACCAAACTCAAGTGGAAAAAGTATCAATATTGGTTGTTGATGACGAGAAAGCCCTAGTGGAATCTGCGATCAAACCTTTATTTAGGTCTTATGAGAAGTACGAGTTTGACCATGCGATTACTCTAGAAGATGCGGTCAAAAGAATAGAGACAAATGATTACGATCTAGTTTTGCTAGATATATTGATGGGAAATCAAAGAGGTACAGATCTGATCCCATTGCTGCAAGAGAAACAATTGAAAGTAGCTCTTTGTACAGCTAGCGCTTTGGGTTCGGAGCTAAGCAAAGCACAACGCTTAGGGATCAAACAAATCATCCATAAGCCATTTGGTAGCAATTTAAAAATCGCTATTGATGAGATCTTAGTCGACGAACAATTGCCAAAGCAGGAGGTCGTGAAAACGGCATTACCCCCCAGCCTAACCCGACAATTCCTCAACTTGGGGTTAGATCAGCAAAAAAGGCTGGTCGAACAAGTAATATATAAAATGCCTTCAGAAATGTTAGAAAACTTGCGAGATACTGTTAACACTTTAGTTTACACTCGTGAGTTTGATGAAGAACCCCGATTTAGAATTTCTATCGCCCCTAGTCCTACCTCTACGAATATGTACTGGACTTTGCATGAGAAAGTGGTAGAAGATGGGAAAATTAAGCAAAAGAGAAGGATTGCTTTAGACAGGGATTTTGCACCGGAAGAGTTTTACGGATTAAGTATCGAAGATCAACTTAGAAAAATTCTCTCCTGGTCAAAAGCCGAGTTTGCCCAAGATCGAGATTTTATCGAAGCCAGCCGCAGAAAACTGACAGAGTTGGGTTGGGATCGAGAACTACCTTTTATAAATCACAGGGCAGAGCCACAAGTTGCTGCACAAGGCAGCAACTTGCTACCTCAAAAAAGGAAAATTAAGTTGTTTTAGCAATAGTGCTAGTGGTCTGTCAACTTTATTTTGATGGATAAGGATTCTCTGAAAGTATCATTTAGCAAGCTTTTCAAAGTCAATTATTGCTTGACAGACCACTAGTCTCCCCCCTAGCACTATTGCTAAAACACTCATATTCTAAATTTGGCTATGCATCTTTGAAGAAACATAGATTTATATCTATAAAAGTAGTACTTATAAAAAATTGATTGACTTTATACAATCGCCTTTTGTAAGATTGGCGAAGATATTTCTTGCAAATTCTGCCAGGAAGTTAAGAAATGAAAATACATAGTTATTTTGTTAAAGCCAGCATTAGGTCATTTATTAAACCTCGTGTGATTTTTAGTCATATGAGGTTTAATGCTAAATACCAGTCTGAGACTTTTTAAGGAGGATTTTGCTGGGATGGTGCTAGTGAGCCTTCTTGACCTTCTCGGTCAGAGAAAAAAAAGGTCAAAATCTGCTCTAAACCTTCACTGTAGTCGATTTCTTCCTCTAAGCAATACAGCTTAAACCGTCGTGCCAAACTTTTTGGTACGTGTCCTCGGACTAGCTCATACTTGGGACTGTCTTTCTTGCCCACTAAAGTCTCATCAACTTAACATCTTGCGAGTTCATTCTCGCATTACTGGTAGAGCGTTTTGACAAAAGTACGAAGTGTGGATGTATCGAAGTCGCGACTTCGCGATAAGATTGAGGCAGACTCATTTAAGTCGTCTCCTAAAAAGATTCCCTGCACTGTTACAAGCAGTCAGGGCGTGGTCGGTTCTAAAACTTTTTCAACACTATTACCAACATGAACATTATGTCTGATTTTTCCCTCATAGTGCAACCCCTAACATCGGGGGTGTTGTCATGACTGATGGTTTAAAAGATTGCCGTCAACGCCCTGTTTTCATTCACAGCCTTCTAGATGATATTCCCCTCTCAATGGAAGCTTTTCGGGTGTACTGTCATCTAGCCAGACGAGCCAACGAATGCTCCCAAGCATGGCCTTCCTATCGCAGCATGGGCGAAAAATGCTTTAGAGGTTCTTATCCTGACTCGAAAGCAGATTCATTGCGTCGCAAGGCAATAAATGCAGTCAAAGAATTAATTAGCTGGAACC
Above is a window of Merismopedia glauca CCAP 1448/3 DNA encoding:
- a CDS encoding helix-turn-helix domain-containing protein, giving the protein MTDGLKDCRQRPVFIHSLLDDIPLSMEAFRVYCHLARRANECSQAWPSYRSMGEKCFRGSYPDSKADSLRRKAINAVKELISWNLLSVESRSAGNGSQTSNLYCLTDDAVWHKSPSSPSPNARKSRAYQPRHQGRGVVMGEHHPGD
- a CDS encoding response regulator, producing MEKVSILVVDDEKALVESAIKPLFRSYEKYEFDHAITLEDAVKRIETNDYDLVLLDILMGNQRGTDLIPLLQEKQLKVALCTASALGSELSKAQRLGIKQIIHKPFGSNLKIAIDEILVDEQLPKQEVVKTALPPSLTRQFLNLGLDQQKRLVEQVIYKMPSEMLENLRDTVNTLVYTREFDEEPRFRISIAPSPTSTNMYWTLHEKVVEDGKIKQKRRIALDRDFAPEEFYGLSIEDQLRKILSWSKAEFAQDRDFIEASRRKLTELGWDRELPFINHRAEPQVAAQGSNLLPQKRKIKLF